AGCAATGAGaaataaaattggaaaaaaaaatcgaggaTTCCATTGGACGATCTATCCAAGTGGGTCTTGCGAAAATAGCGTTTTACTGTCTTTTTGAGTATGGAAACGTTGGCAAATTCTACCATTATAGTAATATCGTTTGATTTACATAGTTCGTGAAGTGTTTTCTCGTCTAGAGATTACCAACAACCGAAGAAAATCACCTGTTCCATTCAATAGACCGTCCCGACACTGACAACCTGTATTCAGTAAATTTGTGAATTTATTCTCTTCCCGCAGTATAAGTGAACTAACTTATTCATCAGATCCCACGAGACAAAAGTTACACAAACTGCAGCAAAGTGGCGGTAGACAAATCACTCTTCAAACAGCCAAACCAGTCTGGCTTAGACAAAAGCGAAAAGATACTGTGACATCATAAAACGTGAAATATTAATCGGTTAAGATATCAATGTTACCGATATGCCTTGGCTCTAAATGTATCCAACATTGAACGTATTTTCTTTGTGAAATGCAATacctgttattgttattattgctgGAAAGTTTAGTGTTTCATATCAATTCATATAACTATGGTGGTAAGTTGAAGTATTCATTTTCGATTACCATATATAATTTTCTCTTCACTGACAATGTTTCAAAAGACTCCTTTGGTATTTCAATTCTATTTCGCTGAAGACTACACAATGTTTTACAGCAAGTTACAGAGTGGAGTAACGTTTTAAGATAAGTTGATCATTTTTGCTTCAATGGAATAAATTGGACTTCTGCCATGACTTGTGATTACTGGTAAAATTGTTGATCTGACAGAGGAATCCTCGACGTTGAAAGGGCATTTATACTGTTTCTATTTTGACCCTGGTTGGGGTAGGTTCAAAATAACTAGCTCAAAGGTCTTTCATTTCCAAGCATGTAAATAAACCAAAACAAACGaatgcttaaaatttcaaaaatatcgTTAGcgcttttaaatatttttaatatttatagGGGCACATAGAAAAAAGGTTCGGAGCAAACAAGATAAAATATACTGCACTCTTTATTTAGAGCCTTTCGCTGTCAAGAAATCCAATATAGTACAACTTTGATTAATTTTGAAACGTTCACTTTTTAAATACTTTAGGTAGCAAGAAAAACACAGTTCATAAAATGCAGAAAAGAGTACAAATGGCGACGAAGGAAGAACTACTCGGAGAGGACACCAACAGACTCGATCAAGCAGAGTATACATTGCAAAGTATGACAAGTCCAGAAACACATGAAGCAGACagatttttcaataaacgtcCTTCAAAACAAATAGGCCCACTTAGAGTAGACACTTTGTCTCCAGCTCAGGTTTCCTTCATCCAAACTAGCACCCAATGGCACAAGTACTTTAAGCCATCATCTCCATCACGAATCCCATCAAACATCTTTCCAGATGACCCTGTTCTTTATCCAGGAATGAAATCTTTGAAGGAAAATGAAGGTGAAGCTGAAGGTTTCCCTGAAACAAGACCTGGTGGCTTGGGGAATCAATTTTTTCCAAAACGCCACCGACCAAGTTATGATACTTGGAATTCATACGGATCTGAAAGTGAATCAGAAGAAGGAACCTTTCAACATCAAAAGGATTACGGTGATACTCCATTTATGGACAAAAGCTGGATGAACCCAAAATCGACGGCTGGAGAAAGGACGCCTGAAGAAGGTTACCAGAGTTTTGATGGAAAAACATTAGCTGTGCCAGAACCAAAGCAAGGGGAACTGCCTGAACACCTACACCGTTTTGACAGCCAATCCGAAGATGAAGAAAACTTCAGAGGAGGCGACATTGGTCTAGGAAATCTGAGACACAATAAATTGCCAGAAGATGGTAAAGCTAACCTCCTGGAAAAACTTGACGAGTTTAAGGCAAATAGTGTTATGCCTCAGGAAGACGAAGATAAAGAGTTGTTCGCTGGAGAAAATCAAAAGTCGTTCTCCTTAAGACCTTCGCTTTTAGGCCCCACAGGTAGCCTCGGAACAGCCCTTGCTGAAGAACTTCTCCAAAAGGGTAAAGGAAAATTCAAGCCAATTGAAGACTCTACTGACATCGTCCAAGGTAGACCAGAAGCAAATGAACTGCACGAATTAAGGCTCCTCGCAAGACCAATGCTTGATGAGAGGGCcagtgaaagaaatgtaatGTACAAACACCTGGATGATACTAACGGAGACACGAGTCACGTGGTTCTTGTAAGAAGTCATCAACTTAAGGACGGCCCAAAGGATATGCCTTCTGGTGAACATCCTGCAAACACTACGCATaacgaaaaacaaaactttctgaaaaacaaattgaagaaaaagTTAAATGTTCTTTATAGATCagggaacaaaagaaaaaatttcaagtttacttACAATTGTCAAAAACAGA
The genomic region above belongs to Montipora capricornis isolate CH-2021 chromosome 5, ASM3666992v2, whole genome shotgun sequence and contains:
- the LOC138049189 gene encoding uncharacterized protein — encoded protein: MQYLLLLLLLESLVFHINSYNYGGSKKNTVHKMQKRVQMATKEELLGEDTNRLDQAEYTLQSMTSPETHEADRFFNKRPSKQIGPLRVDTLSPAQVSFIQTSTQWHKYFKPSSPSRIPSNIFPDDPVLYPGMKSLKENEGEAEGFPETRPGGLGNQFFPKRHRPSYDTWNSYGSESESEEGTFQHQKDYGDTPFMDKSWMNPKSTAGERTPEEGYQSFDGKTLAVPEPKQGELPEHLHRFDSQSEDEENFRGGDIGLGNLRHNKLPEDGKANLLEKLDEFKANSVMPQEDEDKELFAGENQKSFSLRPSLLGPTGSLGTALAEELLQKGKGKFKPIEDSTDIVQGRPEANELHELRLLARPMLDERASERNVMYKHLDDTNGDTSHVVLVRSHQLKDGPKDMPSGEHPANTTHNEKQNFLKNKLKKKLNVLYRSGNKRKNFKFTYNCQKQRPRKQNYVKKKSSH